A window of Syngnathus acus chromosome 17, fSynAcu1.2, whole genome shotgun sequence genomic DNA:
TTTATCTCCCGCAGACAGTGGATATTCACAAGGAGAAAGTTGCCCGTCGTGAGATTGGCATCCTGACCACCAATAAAAACACCTCCCGCACCCACAAGATCATCGCCCCGGGCAACATGGAGCGGCCCGTGCGGTACATTCGAAAACCAATCGATTACACACTGTTGGATGATGTGGGCCACGGAGTCAAAGTAAGCCGGATTGTGCTCATTTCTGcccaaataaaatcaatgacattttttttcctagccAGTCTTTTAATACAAACTCATACTGCATTTTAAtgctagttttttttcttagcatGCTAGTAAATGTGCTGATAGACAAGCTTACAATTGGCCTTTAGTAGCGCAGAGGAAGCAGTCATGTTTGCCAAATGTGACCCATCGCTTTCTCTGTAGAATCCAgaggaaatgttttgttgactCTTTCCTGCCTCACGCTTGATGCGTATTCTCTCTCCACATGATCCATTCGCTGCTtcctcttttttcatttttttgacaaagcagtgtgtgtgtttgggtccTTTTGAATGTTATCGGCATTGATTGCTGGCATGTTTAATCTTCATCCGGCTTTCTGAGTTTGCCAAGATAGTGTCTGTCTTCTGGTTTGCGAACATCTCAGTCGCAGATTCAGTTCATCAAACAAAATTACACCAttgattatttctattttaatgCCAGGCAGACCAGGACATTTTTCCTCTCATTATATCTTAACAGCTTGTCACTTAATGTTGCTGAAAGAAATGACTGCCTATTAAACCATTAACCAATGagcatatgttttttttctttcttctctgtttttcttcttccactcAGTGGCTTAAAGCCAAGGTAAGAGATAATATttaccttttctcttctctttaCCACAATGCATTAAAACTGCACCTGATATGTGCATTTGTTCAACtcacatgaatgaatgaacctTTTGCTCAATAATTAAAAGATTGTCACTAATAGGGAACATGCCAATGTCTGTCAAGTGTTCTTAACAGCTCTTTTTCCCCTCAGCAAAATGGGAACAATGCTgcaggacgaggaggagggacaCTGTCTAGGACAAACCCACCAACCCAGAAACCCCCGAGCCCCCCAATGGCCGGCCGCGGTACCTTGGGGTAAGagttgatttgaaaaaaaaaaaaaattcagtagGTGTTATTGAGACACacctcttaaaaaaaaggaatttaagGATGGGTTCGACCTCCCTGGaagacagcatttttttttttttttggtctagGCGCAACACCCCTTACAAAACGCTGGAGCCAGTGAAGCCTCCAGTGGTGCCCAATGACTACATGACAAGTCCAGCCCGACTGGGCAGCCAACAGAGCCCCGCACGTACAGCCTCCCTCAATCAGAGGCCCCGGACACACAGGTACAGCTGATCACACGTTTCTTCATCCAGGTGCAAACACACTTTAGGGACCTGGAGTTAAATTAACCTTCTCTGACGAATGTATTTTCACACACATTTCAACAACAAGGATGTTAATTCATTAAGTGTCAACAAAGGCCACACTTTCTTATGATGGGAGGCAGACGAATAGGTAGCCTTTCAAACCTGATTTGGCATCTGACAAAGCAGACTCCGTTACCACGGTGACATGTAATGGCAGGGTGAAACCATTACGCTTGGATGGACTTTGtctcatgtctttttttttttaaatgcgcaGTGGCAGCAGTGGCGGTAGCGGTGGCAGAGAGAACTGTGGAAGCAGTGGCGTGGGTGTCCCCTTGGCGGTCCCGACACCTTCTCCTCCCAGCATGAGCCAAGGTGAATCGTCTTTGCTATCTTTTCACCTTCTTACTATTTGAAGCCTACAGAATCTCATACAGGATGCCATTTGAAGTTAATCACAGACCGGATTTGTCAGACTGTAAATTTGTTATTCCTGCTCCCACAGCGGCGGCATCTTCTGCCTCAGTGCCACAAGGTCCCGGGCTGGGTCCGATCCCCATGTCCCAGTTTGGCACCATCTCTCGTCAGATCTCACGTCATAACTCTTCCACCACCTCCTCGGCCTCCATGGTGTCAGCCACGGGGACGTATCGCCGCGCTCCCTCTGTTTCTTCTCAGCAGCCTCATATTAACGGGGGCCCGGCATTCTCACAGAATTCAGGTAACTGGGTGTTGCGCAATTTTAGCTATTAGTCCATGGTTATGCAGAAGAGCTCAAAGATCTAATGTTGGCTGTTCATGATTGCTATTTCCGATTGGAATTTTAATAAGTGTCCTTTTACAACGGAATAAGGAAACATTTCAGGTAACAGCTGcttctaatttaaaaaaaaaaagagagaaactcattttgttttgttgattcGTTGGAGAACG
This region includes:
- the abi1b gene encoding abl interactor 1b isoform X4, yielding MAELQMLLEDEIPAGKHALVESYQNLSRVAEYCENNYVQAQDKRKALEETKSYTTQSLASVAYQINALANNVLQLLDIQASQLRRMESSINHISQTVDIHKEKVARREIGILTTNKNTSRTHKIIAPGNMERPVRYIRKPIDYTLLDDVGHGVKQNGNNAAGRGGGTLSRTNPPTQKPPSPPMAGRGTLGRNTPYKTLEPVKPPVVPNDYMTSPARLGSQQSPARTASLNQRPRTHSGSSGGSGGRENCGSSGVGVPLAVPTPSPPSMSQATAAASSASVPQGPGLGPIPMSQFGTISRQISRHNSSTTSSASMVSATGTYRRAPSVSSQQPHINGGPAFSQNSVSVAPPPPPMVQLTPQIPLTGFVARMQESITDSPAPPPPPPPEDMGVFEEPSPPPPPPPVDYEEEEAAVVHYSDPYADGDPHWAPKAYLEKVVAIYDYSKDKEDELSFMEGAIIYIIKKNDDGWFEGICNGVTGLFPGNYVESIMHYAD
- the abi1b gene encoding abl interactor 1b isoform X1, which codes for MAELQMLLEDEIPAGKHALVESYQNLSRVAEYCENNYVQAQDKRKALEETKSYTTQSLASVAYQINALANNVLQLLDIQASQLRRMESSINHISQTVDIHKEKVARREIGILTTNKNTSRTHKIIAPGNMERPVRYIRKPIDYTLLDDVGHGVKWLKAKQNGNNAAGRGGGTLSRTNPPTQKPPSPPMAGRGTLGNLRMGSTSLEDSIFFFFWSRRNTPYKTLEPVKPPVVPNDYMTSPARLGSQQSPARTASLNQRPRTHSGSSGGSGGRENCGSSGVGVPLAVPTPSPPSMSQAAASSASVPQGPGLGPIPMSQFGTISRQISRHNSSTTSSASMVSATGTYRRAPSVSSQQPHINGGPAFSQNSVSVAPPPPPMVQLTPQIPLTGFVARMQESITDSPAPPPPPPPEDMGVFEEPSPPPPPPPVDYEEEEAAVVHYSDPYADGDPHWAPKAYLEKVVAIYDYSKDKEDELSFMEGAIIYIIKKNDDGWFEGICNGVTGLFPGNYVESIMHYAD
- the abi1b gene encoding abl interactor 1b isoform X3 codes for the protein MAELQMLLEDEIPAGKHALVESYQNLSRVAEYCENNYVQAQDKRKALEETKSYTTQSLASVAYQINALANNVLQLLDIQASQLRRMESSINHISQTVDIHKEKVARREIGILTTNKNTSRTHKIIAPGNMERPVRYIRKPIDYTLLDDVGHGVKWLKAKQNGNNAAGRGGGTLSRTNPPTQKPPSPPMAGRGTLGRNTPYKTLEPVKPPVVPNDYMTSPARLGSQQSPARTASLNQRPRTHSGSSGGSGGRENCGSSGVGVPLAVPTPSPPSMSQAAASSASVPQGPGLGPIPMSQFGTISRQISRHNSSTTSSASMVSATGTYRRAPSVSSQQPHINGGPAFSQNSVSVAPPPPPMVQLTPQIPLTGFVARMQESITDSPAPPPPPPPEDMGVFEEPSPPPPPPPVDYEEEEAAVVHYSDPYADGDPHWAPKAYLEKVVAIYDYSKDKEDELSFMEGAIIYIIKKNDDGWFEGICNGVTGLFPGNYVESIMHYAD
- the abi1b gene encoding abl interactor 1b isoform X2, producing MAELQMLLEDEIPAGKHALVESYQNLSRVAEYCENNYVQAQDKRKALEETKSYTTQSLASVAYQINALANNVLQLLDIQASQLRRMESSINHISQTVDIHKEKVARREIGILTTNKNTSRTHKIIAPGNMERPVRYIRKPIDYTLLDDVGHGVKWLKAKQNGNNAAGRGGGTLSRTNPPTQKPPSPPMAGRGTLGRNTPYKTLEPVKPPVVPNDYMTSPARLGSQQSPARTASLNQRPRTHSGSSGGSGGRENCGSSGVGVPLAVPTPSPPSMSQATAAASSASVPQGPGLGPIPMSQFGTISRQISRHNSSTTSSASMVSATGTYRRAPSVSSQQPHINGGPAFSQNSVSVAPPPPPMVQLTPQIPLTGFVARMQESITDSPAPPPPPPPEDMGVFEEPSPPPPPPPVDYEEEEAAVVHYSDPYADGDPHWAPKAYLEKVVAIYDYSKDKEDELSFMEGAIIYIIKKNDDGWFEGICNGVTGLFPGNYVESIMHYAD
- the abi1b gene encoding abl interactor 1b isoform X6, which encodes MAELQMLLEDEIPAGKHALVESYQNLSRVAEYCENNYVQAQDKRKALEETKSYTTQSLASVAYQINALANNVLQLLDIQASQLRRMESSINHISQTVDIHKEKVARREIGILTTNKNTSRTHKIIAPGNMERPVRYIRKPIDYTLLDDVGHGVKQNGNNAAGRGGGTLSRTNPPTQKPPSPPMAGRGTLGRNTPYKTLEPVKPPVVPNDYMTSPARLGSQQSPARTASLNQRPRTHSGSSGGSGGRENCGSSGVGVPLAVPTPSPPSMSQATAAASSASVPQGPGLGPIPMSQFGTISRQISRHNSSTTSSASMVSATGTYRRAPSVSSQQPHINGGPAFSQNSVTDSPAPPPPPPPEDMGVFEEPSPPPPPPPVDYEEEEAAVVHYSDPYADGDPHWAPKAYLEKVVAIYDYSKDKEDELSFMEGAIIYIIKKNDDGWFEGICNGVTGLFPGNYVESIMHYAD
- the abi1b gene encoding abl interactor 1b isoform X5, translated to MAELQMLLEDEIPAGKHALVESYQNLSRVAEYCENNYVQAQDKRKALEETKSYTTQSLASVAYQINALANNVLQLLDIQASQLRRMESSINHISQTVDIHKEKVARREIGILTTNKNTSRTHKIIAPGNMERPVRYIRKPIDYTLLDDVGHGVKWLKAKQNGNNAAGRGGGTLSRTNPPTQKPPSPPMAGRGTLGRNTPYKTLEPVKPPVVPNDYMTSPARLGSQQSPARTASLNQRPRTHSGSSGGSGGRENCGSSGVGVPLAVPTPSPPSMSQATAAASSASVPQGPGLGPIPMSQFGTISRQISRHNSSTTSSASMVSATGTYRRAPSVSSQQPHINGGPAFSQNSVTDSPAPPPPPPPEDMGVFEEPSPPPPPPPVDYEEEEAAVVHYSDPYADGDPHWAPKAYLEKVVAIYDYSKDKEDELSFMEGAIIYIIKKNDDGWFEGICNGVTGLFPGNYVESIMHYAD